DNA sequence from the Maribacter dokdonensis DSW-8 genome:
TGTGTAATTTGCAAGAACATCTAGAATAAAACCTTCTTCTATAGCCTGTTTCATGGAGTATAAGTGAAAAGGCTTAAAGCTTCCATCTTCCTGTTGTACCCCAAATTTTTCTAGGGTTATGGGTTTTGGGGTTGCAGTAAATGCTAAATAAGATGCGTTGCCGCGCATTTTGCGAGATTCCATGGCTTTTACAATTTTAGCTTGGGCATCTAATTCTTCCTCTTCATTAATTTTTTGCCCCATGGCTGTATTCATACTGTCATGTGCTGTACCACTTTGGCTACTATGAGCCTCGTCTATAATTACGGCAAAACGTTTATCACTCAAATCTGCAATACCATCAATTATATGCGGGAATTTTTGGATGGTTGTGATGATGATTTTTTTCCCTTCCTCTAAACTGGATCTCAATTCTTTGGAAGAAAAAGCCGGAGCGATAATATTTTTAACTTCTGAAAAATCGGCAATATTTTCTCTTATTTGTTTGTCCAATAATCGTCTGTCCGTAACAACTATTACAGAATCGAATAGCGGTTTTTCCAATCCTCTATTTCCAGGGGTATGCTCACTTTCAGGATATGTTTCAATTAATTGATAAGCTGCCCAAGTAATAGAATTAGACTTTCCTGATCCTGCGGAATGTTGTACTAAATAAGTTTGCCCAACACCTTTTTCACTCGCATCTGCAATAATTTTTCTAACCACATCCATTTGATGATATCTGGGAAAGAATAAGGTTTTACTCTGTAAAGGGTCTTTTTTCTTACCATCCAATCTTACAAAATGCTGTACAATATTTGCTAAGCTTTCTCGGGTGAAGACATCGTTCCATAAATAGTTTGTTCTATGCCCTACTTCTCCTTTACTAACTTCTGGGTTGCCCTTACCATGTTTGTTTCCTTTATTGAATGGTAAGAAAAAAGTGTTTTTGCCATTCAACTTTGTTGTCATGTATGCTTCATCAGTATCAACGGCAAAGTGAACAATGCAACGAGCAAAGTTTAGTAAGGGTTGTTTGATGTCTCTATTATACATGTATTGGTGTTGTCCATGTACTTTGGCATTTTGACCTGTCCAATGATTTTTAAGTTCCATTGTAACTAGTGGCAAGCCATTAATAAATAACACCAAATCTATTTCTTCTCTTGGGTTGTCTATACTATACCGTAATTGGCGAGTAACACTAAAAGTATTTTGTTCAAATCTATCTTTAATGGTTTTACTACTACTGGCTAATGGTAGTTGATAAAATAAAGTAAAATTGGCGTCATCTACTTGCAAACCTTTTTTCAACAAATGCAGAATACCATATTTCTTTACCAGACGATCATAACGATTAAGAATTTTTAATTTCCAATCATTTTGCTTTTGTAGTTTTTCTAGTTCTTCTTTTTGCGTGGTTTGTAAAAAGTCCCAAAAGAATTGCTCGTCAATAGCAAAACGGGAATTAAAATTAGAAGATTGCCCAATATAATAACCTTTCCCTGTTCTGTAGATTTCTGCATTCTCGTTTAATATACCTACAGAGATACCTTCTGCTTTTACTTCCTCCAGACAAGTGCCCGTTAGTATCTTCTCTATGGATGCTTCTAATGCTTGTTCGTTAGTTTGGCTATGCATAATTATATTTTAGTTAGTATTACTATAATGATCTGTAGACCAAATCTGTTCACAAAGCGATTGCACAACCTTTATTCGTTCTTTAATATCATCAGAATACAACTGTGGATGTGCTTTAAAAGGAATTGACTTTAAAGCACTATTCCTGAAATTTGGATTTTTATGATAAAAATCCGGATGCAGGGTTTGAGCATAAGTATTTTCTTTTAAGTAATGTGGAAGTTTGTCTTCATACTTATCACTATTAAAGGATTGATTTGTTCCATTTGGCAATAAAATAAGAGCTCCGATAGAATTCCTTACATCAGAAAACTCCCATTCTTGGTCGAATTCATCTCTATGATCATCAAAAGAATTACTCCATAAATGTTCTATCTCAAAAGGCTTTCCTTGAGGGTCTTTGTAGTTGACATAATTATTATCACGACCAACACTTTGATCAACAAAAGCAGTAATACGACATAATAAATGCTTGACGAATTTTTTATTTTGCTGATGCAACCTAAAATTTGGGATGGCGCCAAAGTCTTGATCTAATTGATGTAATTCTTTGGTTAATTCTTTATATAATTCATCCAAATCAAGATTTCTTATATTTTTAATAATGTTAAATATAGTGTATTGAATAGATGAAGAACCAAACTTCATAAAATTCACTGAACGTCTTACAGTGAATGTTTCTACAAAACGAGCAACAGCATCCATTTTTTTTACTAGAATTTCATCTGAATCTGAGGATTTCAATGGCGCTAGGAGTAGTGCGTCTTGTAATGACGCTGCAATTCCCCATTGGTTAATGTAAAACAAATGTGGGCATTGAGAATCATATTGTATCGATTTTTCCCATATGAATTTGTATGCCTTAATGAAATAATCAAATTCATTTATAAAAAACTCAAAAAAATGTGATGAATTTGACAGGTTAAATTTGTCGGTATGATTGTTTTTAAACCAATCATGCAGGCGTGTTCCTATTTGTTCATAATCTTGATTTTCTGAATCAGCTTTTCTGGGTCTTACTGTTACTGCATACTTTGCTCTAAACCAGGCTTTAAAAAAATCTAAGTCAGCATTGCTATTTAGCTCATGTAAATCTTTTATGTGATTTTTCCATAGTTGGTTTATTTCACTTCGTTCAACAGAATTACTTATCCGGGATAGCACATAACCTTTAAGCATTTCTGTAGCGGTGATATTCATCCCCCTATCATTCATCGTCTCAAAAATTGTGTATGCGTTTTCGTCAGAATAGGCTGTAATTTTAACTAAAACAACATTTCCAATGAACCAATCTATGAAATATGGAAGAGCATGAGTGGTTAACTCTTCGGGAAAAACATTATGAATATCATTATACCTTCCCACAATGTTATGTACCGTTTCATCATCTAAATTTTTAAGATTATACTCTTCGTTATCAAATAAACCTTTTAGTACCGCTTGACGGTCTTGGTCTGTCATGTTAAAAGATTTTTCACCATATTTTTCTGAGAATACTAAATTTTCAATGTTTACTTGATTTGTAGAGTTTTTTTGAAGGTGATTTAAATAAATAAGAAATAATGTGATTGAGGTGATGCGCTGCTGCCCATCTATTATGGAATTTTTCCCATCAGCGATACTAAAGACAACCGGACCTAAGTAGTAACTTTGATAATTAGCCACATCTGAACGTTTATCCTCTTTTTTATATGATTTTAAAAAGGCATTTGCTAAGTCTTCAATAAGGGTAGTCATATGCTTCTCTTGCCATCTATATTCACGCTGGAAGTAGTCAATGAAAAATTTTTGATCTTTTAATAAATCGTTTATATTCTTGTCAGCTGCTTCAATTTTATTTTTATGATCGGTCATGTTAGTCTCTTTTCTCCTTAAGATTAATCATATAACTCACTGGCTCATTACAGACACTTTCTAATGAACCCTTAAATATTTTGATATCGCCGGTTTGTGTGGTCGTATTGAAATTGTAAACGCGATACAGTCTGTATTTTTTTGAATTTTGAATACTTGCATGCATTTCGTTTTTAGTAATATAAAATGGTGTTTTAAAGCTACCGGTGGTTGCTTTGACTTCTATAAAAATCTCATTTCCTTTCTCATCAATTGAGGTAATGTCATAACCAACTCCATCACCTTTTTCTATAGAGGTGTGTTCTATTTTATTTTTCTTTTTTGAGTCTTTCCATTTTTCTTGTTCGTGTTGTAAAACGAATAACTCCGCTGCGGCACCTATTTTTTGATTACGCTCATTTCTTGAACTATAATCAATTCCACGTCTACCGCTAAGATTTACAGCTAAAGTTGCCGATTGAAAATCTGTCAAATTTAATTCTTCAATATTGATAGGCGTGGAGGTAGTTAATGTAGAAACCTTATCTACATTCAGCATCTCATAATTTACACAGGCGTAGATAAAATCTTGGGTCAGTAAATTATACGCAGAATCTTGATAGGTGTCTTTGTCTAGCCTTTTATGATGTAAACGTATGAGCTCATCATCTTTTAATAGAAATGGCTTTATCCATTCACAAAGACTATAGAATTTCTCAATGTTAGAGACAGCACCTTGTTTCGCTTTTAGAGGGAAATCAAACAATTGATATGCTGCATTAAACATACCGTACTTGTACAAATAAAACTTTTCTGGATAATGAAGAGCTAGATATACGGCAAAGGCTCTATGGTCTTGATAATGGTTTTTAGCGTCAGGTATGGTTGAAACAATGTCAACCATGGTCGATTTGAACTCTTCATATCTATCGGCTAACGGAGTCTCAAGATTGTAAGCTTTTTTAAAAGCGGTACGTACACGTTCTGGGTCTTGTCTAGCGCATGTTCTAACCATTCTTCTTGCCAAATAGTTACCAGAAGCCAACAAATTAGCTGTTGTTTTGATACTTTCCTTCAACATAGCGTGAAAGTCTAGTGCATCTATATCCCAATGTTTTTGGAAATGAGCAACTACCTTCCATTTGTAAATTTCCTTCTCACTTATTTCCGAAAAGTGTTCCTTATAAGATTCTATATATTTTAAAAGTATTTCTTGATTCATATGAAACTTACTTTTTAAAATGTTTTAGTTTACTCTCTATTATGATTAAATCTTTACTTTTCTGCCTAATCAACCGCTTACCAGAAGTATATTGAAATTCCGTATAGTCAAAGATGATTAGGTCTATACCATTTTTCGGTAATTCAGTTCTTCTACGTTCGTCATATAACTTTCGTTGCTCACCTCTAGATATGCCAGATACGGTCATGCGTTTATCAAAATGTGGAACAGCTTCCGAGTGTTGACGTTCATAATATTCAATAACCAAGTTTAGGCTAGGGTAGTAGGCATCTACCGGTAATTTTGTACCTGAATCTCCTCTTAAGAAATCAAAGCGGTGTTGGCGCGAGCCTTGTAGCTTTAAAAATTCATCACACAAATCAATGATATAAGCTTCATCACTTTGTTTAGTAGTAGCGGACTTTTGTTTTGTTCTAGCAGTTATTGCCTTTTTTTGAACAGCTGTTTTGGTAGGTTGAGCAGAAGCTAAAGGTGCTTTATCACCAATAGTAACTACACTTCTAAAATCAGCAACCGTATAACCACCACTAAGACCAAAATCAGAAGCATAAAAGTCTTTCCTTCTAATGTTTGCTCTTATCCCTTTTTGTGTATTGCCATCAGATATAAGTTTCAAGGCTATTAATTCCTCAATTTCCTTGGCTTCTTCTGATGTGAAATGTGACCTGCCTTTCATAATAATTGTTAATACCCGTATTTCAATTATTTTAATATTTTATGCATGTTGTTAACTATTTCCCTTTGCGAAACTTTGGCTCTTTTTCTTTCTGAATGGATTCCATAATAAAAACAAAAGCAGCCTGTACCAAGTCCTCAGAATTTAAAACTCTGTTTTCATCAACTCTCCATACCACATTCTTATTTTCATCCAAATCAACTTTTGTGTTTATTTCTTTTACCCTTTTCGGTTTTTCGTGATCAAAGTAATGCCTCTGATTAAGAGATATATAACCATTCCACATTTTGCATGTCAATGTATTTTCTTTAGCCCAATTTGAAGCCATTTTTCGGTAAAAGAATGTAACTGTATAGCCATGAGAACTAATTAATATTGCGTCAACTTTATCTTCTGTCTTAAATTGAAAATTTGTGACCTGTGAATATTTTAATGCTCTATCTTTTATTTTTTTATACAACAATGAAAATTCTTCCTGAGCTAATTGAACTCCTGCGGTTGATTTTAATATAGCATCCAATTCCTCATTTAGCTTTTCTTGGGAACTTAGTTGATTTGCAACTGCAATTATTGGGTCATAGTCAGGATTGTCAAAGTCTGGTATTGCACCAGGTTCAGGCTTTACTATTTCTGGTTTTTCATAAATTTCTCTACTCAATTTAAACGCATCCATTTCAAATTTTGCATCATCCTTCATGGAATGATAAATTTTTGTAGCTAAATAAGTGGGAGCACTGGTTTGTTTAGTTCCTTTTCTTAAAACAGGAATAAATTTATCGTTACTTGCCTGTAAGTCATATAATCCTTGAGAGATTAGTGAGTACTCAAAACCAGTACCCCCAGTTCTTGCATCTGCTCTTCTTTTATAGTCTTCAGTTAATATTATTAAAACCTTATCTGCTTTCTCCAAACCATTTTCCATGAAATGAGTTAACTCCTTACCTACAGCTAAATCAAATTGATCCAGTAGAACATTACATCCTGCTTTTTCAATTAGGTAATTGGCAAGCTTAAGAACCCATTCTTTGTGTTCTTCACTATCCCATGAATAAGAAATGAAAACTGTTTTTCTTTTGCTCATTTATTTCCTTTTTAACACACCCTAACCTTACCAGTTACCACCCCATTTATTAAACTACTTTTATACTCTTGCAGTTTGCTTATTTCTTGTTCTTTAAGGTTGATTGCAGTTTTCGTTTTTAAATCCAAAATCTCAATATATTTAACAATCTCTGTTATTTCATTAAGACTTGGAAAAGGCACTTTAAAACTTCTTAAATCATTTCGTGAAACTTTAAGTCTTACGGTATTAAATTTACCTTCACCTCTATCAATAGCCATAATACCTCTACCCATACTATAGAGCTGACTTTGAACAATTCTAGATTTAAAAAAGCACTCATAATATTTCGTTATGGAACCGTTATTGAGATTTGTATAGTACGTATAATAGACTGGGCTAATACAGCCAAAATAACTAGAAACTCCTACAGCACCAACAATCATATTCATACTGTTAAAAACTAAATCGTTTTCGTAAGCCAATTTATACTGTGAAAAATCATCTTTGAAACGATCTAAATTTGTTGTCTTTTCTGCATAAAGGGTTATGCCTTTATCGATAGAAAGAGATAATCTTTCTTTACTTTTTATAGGGTTATTTTTCTCATTCCTTTCAATTAGTATATTTTTAAATGATTCTATCTCCCAATGCTCGGGAATCTCACCAATCCACTCCACACCAGAGTCTTTCAACGGCACACTATCATCTAAACCACGTGTTACTGCTTTGTGTGTTAAAATTTGTTTGCGTTCTTTAAGTAAATTTATTTGTTGGGCTTTAATAGCAATAGCCTCGTCTATTTTGGTGGTTTTATCGTCTAAAAATTGGGCTATTTTGGTTTGTTCTGGGAGTGGTGGAAATGACAATAGTAATTCTCCAAAATCACTAAATCTAAAATCTGTAGAACGTTCTCTAATTCCTTTTGCTAAAGCCAAAATGATTCCATTTAAAGCTAAACTTCTTAAAAAATAAGAATAATAGTATTGATTAACCGTATTTGGATATCTCTCGGTACACACTGAATATACAGGTGTCGCTTTTCCATCAGAATCTGAAACACCAATTGCACCAGCAAAAGCATCCATAGCATGTATAACTAAGTCTCCTTTACGAATACCTTGATAACCATGTTCTTTAAGCGCAACTGTAAAACCTGATTTTTTCCTTTTAGAACGAAGTGTTACTTCTCCATCTCTAAAACATGTAACAATTTCGTCTTCTTTTCTGGTAGGTCTTTCATTTTTAATAAAAAGCCATTTAGCTCTCTCAATTTTCCAATGCTCAGGAATTTCACCCAACCATTCCACACCAGAATCTTTATAAGTAGGGTAACGTTGTATTTTAGTTTCTGTTTCTACCATTACACCAAGTTTAAAATATCCGCAATTAAACCATCACTTTGTTGTTCTAGTTCTAAAATATCTGCAGTAACCTCTTCTATGTTACGCAATGGTGTGTGCTTGTAAAAGTATTTGTTAAAGCTAATTTCGTAACCAATTTTGGTAGCGTCTAGGTTTATCCAAGCTTCAGGTACGTGTGGTTTTACTTCGCGTAAAAAGTAGGGGTGTATATTGTCTTTTAAGGGTACGTTTTCGGTATCGCGCAGGTCGCTTTCGGTTTCGTAGGTGATATAGGTGTTGTCACTTCGGCTTCGCTCAGTGACCGTTTTAGGATAATACCCAAAGTCGGGTAAGTCTTCTTCTTTGCAATCTAGATGTACTAAAAGTTTGTTTAGTTTATCGCCAGATAGTTTTTCTACTTTTTTAATCACTTTATCTGCTTCGGCATCATACCAACTTACCGCATTTAAAATGGCTTTTTTATCACTGGCGCTTATGTTTAGTTTTTGCTTTTTAATTTCGGCATCTACTAGTTTTCTAAGGTCATTAAAATTAGTATACTCGGCTTTACCTATGGCTTCTAACAATACAGTTCCTGTTTTCACCAGATTCAAATGTTTTTTCCAAGTATCTACTTTGGTCAATTTCTTTTTATTGGCAGAGGAAAGGTTGAGCTCGTTTTTTTCGCACCATTCTAACAATTCTTTTTCGTGTTGTTTGGTATTAGTGTATATACTATCTCCAAAAGTTTCAAAGGCATACTGCATGGGTTCTTGCAACACTCTGTCATAACGCAAGGTTTCTATACGTGCTGCAGTAAATTGTGCTTTTAAACGTTTTGGGCGCTCTATAGTAGCTTTGTAGTACCCAAAATCTTCATTATCGAACACTTGTGCCGCAATACCTTGCTCGCCTTCACGTTCGGCAACACTCATGTTGGTATACGTATTTACAATTTTAGTAATATGTTTAGGCGAGAACTCGCAGTTTTTGTTCCCTAGGTTTTTACGCAATTTTCGGTACAGTTGTCCTGCATCTATTAATTGTACTTTGCCTTTTCGGTTAGCTGCTTTGTTATTGCTTAAAATCCAGATATAGGTGGTAATGCCCGTATTGTAAAACAGGTTGTTGGGTAATTGCACAATGGCTTCTAACCAATCATTTTCTATAATGTGCCTACGTATGTTGCTTTCACCGCCACCGGCATCGCCCGTAAACAGGCTACTACCATTATGTACCGAAGCAATACGGGTTCCTGTTTTACTTTGCGATAAAGGTTTCATTTTAGAAACCATTTCCATTAAAAACAATAATTGCCCATCAGAAGAACGTGGAGTGGCATCCTGTTCTTCTTCTATTCCCCAGTAATTTTTCAGTTTAATCTGAAAACGAGGGTCAATAACATCTTTTCCATCCTTAATATATTTCTGTTCGCTACTCCAAGACTTTCCGTAAGGAGGGTTAGAGAGCATAAAATCGAATGTAGTGCCAGCAAACTCATCTGTAGATAGGGTAGAGCCAACCCTGATATTTTCAGGGTTGTTGCCCTTGATCATCATATCGGACTTACAAATGGCGTAAGTTTCATCGTTTATTTCTTTACCGTAGAGATACACATCTCCTATGGCTCTTATTTCTCCTTCTTCATCTTTAATAAAGTTTTGACTCTCAGTGAGCATTCCCCCAGATCCACAAGCTGGGTCATAAATGGTCATTACCGGTGGTAAGTTGTCTTTAATAGGATCGAAGATAATGTGGGTCATTAAATCAATCACCTCACGTGGGGTAAAGTGCTCTCCTGCTTCTTCGTTATTTTCTTCGTTGAACTTTCTAATGAGTTCTTCAAATACATACCCCATTCCTAAATTAGAAAGCGCCGGTAGTTTCCTGCCATCCGGGTCTTCTTTTTCAAAAGGGGTAAGGTTAATTTTGGAAGATGTAAACTTTTCCAAAACATCTAAAAGCACATCTTTATTAGCCATGTGCGCAACCTGACTACGAAGTTTAAATTTTTGAATAATCTCCTTTACATTTGGGCTAAATCCGTTTAGGTAATCTTCAAAATTAGCTTGTAGTATTTGTGTACTATTAGTAGCAGTATCTTTTAATTGTTGAAGTGTCCACTTACTGGTATTATAAAAAACAAAACCAGAAGCTTGGCGCAGTCCTGTCTCGTCCCATTCTGTAAAGCCAGCTTCATCTCTTTGAAAAGCAAGTTCTTCTAAAACGGCTTCTTTTGTGGGTTCTAGCAAGGCATCTAAACGGCGCAGTACAATCATTGGTAATATAACATCTCTATACTTGCCACGTACATATACGTCTCGTAAACAATCGTCTGCAATAGACCAAATAAAGGATACTAATTTATTGTGGGATGATTTGTTCATTATTGGAATTCTTTATCTGTTTTGTTAATCAACATTTTCAAAAAACTTGGTAGCGTATTTACAGTAGTCAATAATAAGTTCGCTATCAGTTTCAAATTCTTTTCGTTTACCAAGCCAGTTTTTAGTCTTTTCTGTAATTTCCTTACCGGCTTTTAATTCGGCATAAGATATACACTTTATGTGTTTAGGGGTAACTAATACAAATAAGGCATTTTCAAAAGGATAATCGCCATAACTTTCAATATCCTTTAAGGTCAACTTTCCGTTTTTACGAAATTTTACTTCAATAAAATGGGCTTGCTTATCTTTAAAAACCACAAAGTCCGGCATTTGTCTAATATTTTTAGAAACATCGCCCCTAACACCTTTAAGTAAATCCAAAATTCCCGGAATGGTATTTTCCATTCCGTACTTATAGACTTGAAAATCTAGAGATATAAAAAGTTGTTCTATTATGGTTTCGGCAATTCTACCTTTAATAACCCCCGAAACCCAGGGATTTCCGTTTTTCTTGTTATAACATTCGGTACATAGACCATTGTTGAATTTGGTGTATTCACCACACGTTGTGCAATCAGGCATATTAACATTGAAATTTTTATGGGGGAATTATTCTACTACCAAAATAATGAAAGCATTTTTAAAAACTATTGTAAAATAAGACTCATATAAATTTTACAATTTTATAAAAACCTAGTGCTCTTAAAATGAGAAAATTAATGCTTATAATAATTAAAATTTTTTATCGGTTTTATTTGATTTTTTAATAAAAATAGAAGCTAACAACACAATGCCAACCACAACATCAACTATATTCCATAATTCCCTGCCTAAAGCTATTTTGTAAAATGGCTGAAAGAGGAGTGCAAGGGCAACATATATGAATACCTGTTCACTTTTATCTTCTTCATTAGCCTTGTATGCTAAGAATCCAAAACCTGCCAATGCCAGAAAGCGTACTAATTGAAAATAGCCATAGGGCATGTTTAGTAGGCATAGGAAGAAGAGTAGGGCTAGGGTTGTTTTGATTAATTTAATATATCCAAAACTATACTTTTGTCTCAGATGTTGGTTTTTTCTTTTGTCCATTTATAATATTATTTACACCTGATCTTAACTTCTTTAATTCCTCTTTTTTCCATTTCTCAATGGCTAATTCAGCTACTTCAGCCTGAGCTAGTGCTATTTTATTCAATAAAGCTGTGTTAGCGGCAATTTCTGCATCAAGCTTATTCTGGTTTTTTTCAGTAGATATTTTGATAGAAGTATTAATTTCGTCGTTGATGTCTGAAATTCTCTGTTTTTCTTTAACAAATGACTCGTGTTTTATTCTATCCATCATATCATCGTATGGTCCAGCTTCTGCCATTAACTTAAATAAGACAGGTGCTACTTCAATGAAAATAAATAGTAATGTTATTAGCCATTTAGCCCACCACATGGCAGGTATTTTCACCTTCCACCAATTTTCAA
Encoded proteins:
- a CDS encoding type I restriction endonuclease subunit R; amino-acid sequence: MHSQTNEQALEASIEKILTGTCLEEVKAEGISVGILNENAEIYRTGKGYYIGQSSNFNSRFAIDEQFFWDFLQTTQKEELEKLQKQNDWKLKILNRYDRLVKKYGILHLLKKGLQVDDANFTLFYQLPLASSSKTIKDRFEQNTFSVTRQLRYSIDNPREEIDLVLFINGLPLVTMELKNHWTGQNAKVHGQHQYMYNRDIKQPLLNFARCIVHFAVDTDEAYMTTKLNGKNTFFLPFNKGNKHGKGNPEVSKGEVGHRTNYLWNDVFTRESLANIVQHFVRLDGKKKDPLQSKTLFFPRYHQMDVVRKIIADASEKGVGQTYLVQHSAGSGKSNSITWAAYQLIETYPESEHTPGNRGLEKPLFDSVIVVTDRRLLDKQIRENIADFSEVKNIIAPAFSSKELRSSLEEGKKIIITTIQKFPHIIDGIADLSDKRFAVIIDEAHSSQSGTAHDSMNTAMGQKINEEEELDAQAKIVKAMESRKMRGNASYLAFTATPKPITLEKFGVQQEDGSFKPFHLYSMKQAIEEGFILDVLANYTTLKSYYEIEKSIEENPLFDNMKAQKKLRAFVEQHQQTINTKAEIILDHFIPKVVNTKKLKGKAKAMVITQSIESAIRYFKALQRILMDKGNPFKIAIAFSGTKVVDGIEYTEAEMNGFSEKDTKDKFDEDEYRILVVANKYLTGFDQPKLSAMYVDKKLQGVLAVQALSRLNRSANKLGKKTEDLFVLDFFNSTDDIKNSFDPFYTATSLSGATDVNVLHELKDVLDDVGVYEWVEVEEFNEKFFNKVDAQELSPLTERAAERFVQELELEDDDKADFKIKAKQFVKIYGQMAAIMPYQMVDWEKLFWFLKFLIPKLPIKNKDIDTLDELLESVDLSTYGLERVRLNESIGLDDSESSVDPQNPNPRGAHGQDDDKDPLEMIIQSFNERWFQGWDATPEDQRVKFIGLTKSIQAHPDFQPKVVENTDEQNKDLAFKKILDDVMSQQRRQELDLYRLYAKDETFYRAFFDTMKRMSSLK
- a CDS encoding DUF262 domain-containing protein; the protein is MTDHKNKIEAADKNINDLLKDQKFFIDYFQREYRWQEKHMTTLIEDLANAFLKSYKKEDKRSDVANYQSYYLGPVVFSIADGKNSIIDGQQRITSITLFLIYLNHLQKNSTNQVNIENLVFSEKYGEKSFNMTDQDRQAVLKGLFDNEEYNLKNLDDETVHNIVGRYNDIHNVFPEELTTHALPYFIDWFIGNVVLVKITAYSDENAYTIFETMNDRGMNITATEMLKGYVLSRISNSVERSEINQLWKNHIKDLHELNSNADLDFFKAWFRAKYAVTVRPRKADSENQDYEQIGTRLHDWFKNNHTDKFNLSNSSHFFEFFINEFDYFIKAYKFIWEKSIQYDSQCPHLFYINQWGIAASLQDALLLAPLKSSDSDEILVKKMDAVARFVETFTVRRSVNFMKFGSSSIQYTIFNIIKNIRNLDLDELYKELTKELHQLDQDFGAIPNFRLHQQNKKFVKHLLCRITAFVDQSVGRDNNYVNYKDPQGKPFEIEHLWSNSFDDHRDEFDQEWEFSDVRNSIGALILLPNGTNQSFNSDKYEDKLPHYLKENTYAQTLHPDFYHKNPNFRNSALKSIPFKAHPQLYSDDIKERIKVVQSLCEQIWSTDHYSNTN
- a CDS encoding DUF3883 domain-containing protein — translated: MNQEILLKYIESYKEHFSEISEKEIYKWKVVAHFQKHWDIDALDFHAMLKESIKTTANLLASGNYLARRMVRTCARQDPERVRTAFKKAYNLETPLADRYEEFKSTMVDIVSTIPDAKNHYQDHRAFAVYLALHYPEKFYLYKYGMFNAAYQLFDFPLKAKQGAVSNIEKFYSLCEWIKPFLLKDDELIRLHHKRLDKDTYQDSAYNLLTQDFIYACVNYEMLNVDKVSTLTTSTPINIEELNLTDFQSATLAVNLSGRRGIDYSSRNERNQKIGAAAELFVLQHEQEKWKDSKKKNKIEHTSIEKGDGVGYDITSIDEKGNEIFIEVKATTGSFKTPFYITKNEMHASIQNSKKYRLYRVYNFNTTTQTGDIKIFKGSLESVCNEPVSYMINLKEKRD
- a CDS encoding toll/interleukin-1 receptor domain-containing protein — encoded protein: MSKRKTVFISYSWDSEEHKEWVLKLANYLIEKAGCNVLLDQFDLAVGKELTHFMENGLEKADKVLIILTEDYKRRADARTGGTGFEYSLISQGLYDLQASNDKFIPVLRKGTKQTSAPTYLATKIYHSMKDDAKFEMDAFKLSREIYEKPEIVKPEPGAIPDFDNPDYDPIIAVANQLSSQEKLNEELDAILKSTAGVQLAQEEFSLLYKKIKDRALKYSQVTNFQFKTEDKVDAILISSHGYTVTFFYRKMASNWAKENTLTCKMWNGYISLNQRHYFDHEKPKRVKEINTKVDLDENKNVVWRVDENRVLNSEDLVQAAFVFIMESIQKEKEPKFRKGK
- a CDS encoding restriction endonuclease subunit S; this encodes MVETETKIQRYPTYKDSGVEWLGEIPEHWKIERAKWLFIKNERPTRKEDEIVTCFRDGEVTLRSKRKKSGFTVALKEHGYQGIRKGDLVIHAMDAFAGAIGVSDSDGKATPVYSVCTERYPNTVNQYYYSYFLRSLALNGIILALAKGIRERSTDFRFSDFGELLLSFPPLPEQTKIAQFLDDKTTKIDEAIAIKAQQINLLKERKQILTHKAVTRGLDDSVPLKDSGVEWIGEIPEHWEIESFKNILIERNEKNNPIKSKERLSLSIDKGITLYAEKTTNLDRFKDDFSQYKLAYENDLVFNSMNMIVGAVGVSSYFGCISPVYYTYYTNLNNGSITKYYECFFKSRIVQSQLYSMGRGIMAIDRGEGKFNTVRLKVSRNDLRSFKVPFPSLNEITEIVKYIEILDLKTKTAINLKEQEISKLQEYKSSLINGVVTGKVRVC
- a CDS encoding type I restriction-modification system subunit M, with the translated sequence MNKSSHNKLVSFIWSIADDCLRDVYVRGKYRDVILPMIVLRRLDALLEPTKEAVLEELAFQRDEAGFTEWDETGLRQASGFVFYNTSKWTLQQLKDTATNSTQILQANFEDYLNGFSPNVKEIIQKFKLRSQVAHMANKDVLLDVLEKFTSSKINLTPFEKEDPDGRKLPALSNLGMGYVFEELIRKFNEENNEEAGEHFTPREVIDLMTHIIFDPIKDNLPPVMTIYDPACGSGGMLTESQNFIKDEEGEIRAIGDVYLYGKEINDETYAICKSDMMIKGNNPENIRVGSTLSTDEFAGTTFDFMLSNPPYGKSWSSEQKYIKDGKDVIDPRFQIKLKNYWGIEEEQDATPRSSDGQLLFLMEMVSKMKPLSQSKTGTRIASVHNGSSLFTGDAGGGESNIRRHIIENDWLEAIVQLPNNLFYNTGITTYIWILSNNKAANRKGKVQLIDAGQLYRKLRKNLGNKNCEFSPKHITKIVNTYTNMSVAEREGEQGIAAQVFDNEDFGYYKATIERPKRLKAQFTAARIETLRYDRVLQEPMQYAFETFGDSIYTNTKQHEKELLEWCEKNELNLSSANKKKLTKVDTWKKHLNLVKTGTVLLEAIGKAEYTNFNDLRKLVDAEIKKQKLNISASDKKAILNAVSWYDAEADKVIKKVEKLSGDKLNKLLVHLDCKEEDLPDFGYYPKTVTERSRSDNTYITYETESDLRDTENVPLKDNIHPYFLREVKPHVPEAWINLDATKIGYEISFNKYFYKHTPLRNIEEVTADILELEQQSDGLIADILNLV
- a CDS encoding DUF6804 family protein, encoding MDKRKNQHLRQKYSFGYIKLIKTTLALLFFLCLLNMPYGYFQLVRFLALAGFGFLAYKANEEDKSEQVFIYVALALLFQPFYKIALGRELWNIVDVVVGIVLLASIFIKKSNKTDKKF